ctctgctgaatgaatattcaaatgtttttcaattaaatattcattattttattcaagctaaaagaagatcttttcattcttaaactctataaataggacctagtacccaaccattacattcattcttcaagctgagttcatagtcttcaagctgctaggtttactttagagtgttaaacacttgggttggggttataagctttatcatcttaagcttattaaacacttgggaagtaaggttaatagtgtgtttttcgatatcgaggtgtagttcggttatagtgcattcaaaggtattcctattcctagtttatttctgtatgtttcattagtttttatagtttttctctactcaaatcctaactcaatattttccattcttggttaagcatttaagttctttgaacttgaggtttcttttcggtaagctcttcGTCTCGATGgttttagttcattccttttcatctttttctttttagaaaatactcaccttctcaatgttggttttaggagtgtttcgaaatctcgtccttgttctcacatcccggtattggtaaggaaaataggatagtttttatatgcttatgtattatgtttatgtataatatgtttatgctataatacgtcatgttatgttttatctagggctcatagttgcttagtgccctagtgtttattatttttatgtttagaGTTATAATATACCATACCTCAGATATTAAACAGGAGACCTAGATGgattatcatatactatcatgtgatctaacctacctcagatattagacaggggacatagatggtttatcacatgtcataatggtcaTTAATAGTATAGTCATATATGATATACGTCTTTAtagttatatattatatgtttatagtttatgtttatgtttatgtttcatgcttttagtagattttccttgctgggcattgggctcattcctttatttttatatgtgcaggaaaatagttatggcggcgaaaagattcttggcagcttgggattgtgtattgagggagaatggatttggtagactgcgtgaacgattcgaggacgacgttgtttttagtcattttaattatgttttctatgcaTTTTCCGCACCTaattttgtaacgaatttatttaagatttaagttatattttatttttaaacaatgggatcccatatcacaccccgaattttatgtatttcaacattcatcttataatttttaataaagttatgaatgtttcgtatgtatgtaTTCTCAAGaatagggtctatgtatagtatttttaatggtccaaagtcttagaattagttgggtcattacaatatccttccagttccaaaagtcaactcttaagagaaccattattcaattcctattagaaaggtatagattccatatctgtatattatgtcctcaGTTATCTACATCaatgagttctcaaaacaaaagttttcagcctgataaTTCTGACAAGCCATAAGAGTGAATAAAAAAACTCATATGaaataaacaggagttcataataacttcaggattaagatcaatttgtatatgatgatcttattaatatgataaattaatacttataaagtaaacgttattattaagtattaataacatatcaggtctcgttcatgtataaccactttatacaaagtacctctactaagatgtcctactacatcagtaatctagATTTAAATTACATGTATTCACAATACTAGTGAACTCTACttatagtatttaatccaaagattccatataactttgttttactgcgaactatttaaattcattccctacaatcttaagactctcgtaccaatacgaaattgtagtcacaataacgaatttgagaattttttgatattcatataatattattctaataataaaaataaacaataaatatatgtaaaaaatcatttcaattatttactCCATAAGACATGTTCAGAACACATGCTTTAAAGGTACTAATCCCAACACGTATGACATGCAATTCTGCTTTGCTTGAAGCCTTTGGGAAATCTCGGACTGAGGTTGGCGTCCTTTCTTTAGTCACTACACTGTCCTTGTTAATAAACGAACATTTTTCTCAAAAATTCTATTTGAAAGGAAAAGTCCAACATGGTTAAAGAAAGTAAGAAACTATACCAATTAACTTCCATTGTACACTATAATTATGAGATTGGTGGCTGTAATCGGCCCTTTAATATTTGCACCCTTGCAGAGTTCATTTAAGTTATTGATGTCGGTATTGTAATCAGATTTTGACAGATTTTCTGTATTTACTAAATTGGTTTAATTATGTATATACTTTTGGTAGTTTTATAATTTTGTTGTCCTTAACTAATTCATTATTTTGCCTCAGGCATTTGCTTTGGCAAGACTTGGTGGGTGGAAGTTGCAGGGCATAGTAAAACAAAGTGTTCACTTTAAAACTATTGTCATATATTTACTTAAATGTGTGAAATCTCATTTAATATATTAAACTAATGCTTTAACTGGAATCAATAGCAAACAAGCTGAAAAATTAGCAGAAGAAGCAAAATTGGTTGGTATTTCTAATTATCTATTATGTTAGATTGAAATTTGTTCTTCTTGAAAATGAAATGATATTGTATGATATGGCTGTAAAATTTATTTAACCTATGTACTACTGCTCAATGctcatcatttattttttaagAGTTCTGAAGATCACACACTCAAGGTCACTGCTCAATGCTCATCATTTATCTTTTGTTTACAAGGACATACTTTTATGCCATTGTTGGTTGGTATTGTGGCATCATTCATCAGATGTTACCATTAGTTATTTTTTATCCTAATTATTAGTTTTAACAAAATTTTGATAGTGGTTATGCTTATGTTTTGCATATTTTTCTCGATGCATTTCTCCCGTTATGAATATAAGAAAATGTATATATAAGGCTTAAAGCCATCTATCTCTCTAGAGATGGCTCCGTCCTCTTGATGGTTGGATTAAATGAACTTTGATATAGCTTTTGGGGATGAAGTCATGGTGCAAGGGGCTATGGAGAGGTGTAGTTGGCTGTCTGCAACCATCAAAGCTTTCTACGGAACTAATGTGTATTGGGAGCTTAAAGCTCTTATTAAGGAAGTTTATATTTTGATTTCTCAAGTGTCTGATTGTAATTTTAATTTATCTTGAGTGGTGACCTTACTTTTAAAGTCCACAATTCGGTCAACATTATACCTTTTAGAGAAATTTAGTTTAAAAACTTGCAATCTGGCACTATAATTCTTATCTATTTTTCACTATGTACTAATTATGTAGGAGCCCTGCTACTAGTTACATTTATAAGTGACACAAAGTAGAGATACCTTACCTTGTGATACAATTTTCACATTTGATTTTTACAAAATGTATCATCTTAactacatttaaattacaaaattatttaaatattaaaatttaaaattagaatATTAATGTGTCaaaaatgaattaattaattaattaataaagataTTAATGAATTATTTATTACTTAAATTGTAATCACATGAAtataattttgataaataattaatttaatttcttttacATTTAGAAATACAATTTTAATTCCAAAATTAAAATCTAAATATAGAAAATTTATATTAACGACTTGTTCAAAAAATAACCACCTTACTAACGTCATCATTGAAAAGTCGTACACatttaactataatatatatttttaaccaAATCAATATAGGAAGACTGATTACACGGTTAAGGTATGTACACACAAGTACTAAATTAGAGACTTTTTATTCAACCCAATTAATATCCAAATGCTTTAATTTAGAGATCCATTTTTGTGTATCTTGAGAAATGTAAGGATTAGATGATGTCTTGTTTTTCTCCTCCACAGGAGTTGCTGCTCCATTATCAGTTTTCTTCTCTCTTGCAAAGTTTGTCTGCCTGTTGGGATGCCTCACCTTCAGTGACAGTAGACGCGAAACTTCACGGAGACCCCCCCATTTTTCTAGTGCACGAGCAATGTCGTAGCGACCTGTATCGTGTTCAGAATCAATTTTCATTACCATACAACACAATTTAGTTAAGTATGCTAAGCATTCAAGCAAATTCCTAATAAAGACGTACTCTTAGTAACAAAGTGGTTTCTCACATAAATTTTACTAATTAAATATTATCAAGTACAAGTATACAAATTACCAGTAAATATTCATAAGATTATCAAGCAAAAATTTGACAAGGGGAACCAGGCTTAATCTCAAAGTAAAATCAACAAAATCAGTGTGTTCAATGAGAACAttaatataaaagaaaatatctttccCTACCTGCACGCTCAAATGTCTTTCTACTGGGCATGAATGACGGATCCATTCCCCAATTCCTTTGAAATCGATCTATCTTTAAAATGTAAAGCAACTccatcagaagaaaaaaaaaaggaataccAAAGACTAACCTTTCATAACATACTTCTATAtactaatttatttaaaatatatatttttaaaagggTTATTACCGGCGAAAATACCTAATGTTTATACATTGTTCCGCTTTTACACTCAATCTTTATTCTTCGCGGTGAATATACCCAAACCCACATAAACTGTGTCTCCGTCACTACTTAACCCCTAACAGCGTTAAAAACGCTTACGTGGCCGGTTGCGTGTACAAACCCTGACACATATACGTGTTATTAGACATTGAAGTGAAACAAAGCTATAAGTTGACTGGGGTATAGCTATCCAAACTGACACAAATAGTAGCACTATTATTATTTGGCTACTTGAGAGACTGAGAAAAACAAATCAATGGAAGTCAGTGGCGGTGGTTGGTGGTGGCTCAGCCTCATCATTATCCCTCTCTTCCTTCTCAAATTCATTTTCGGAAGAAGCCCAACCCTCCCTCCGGGACCCTTCACCCTTCCCATAATCGGCACCATCTTATCCCTCCGCAAATCCATCTCCGACCTCAAGCTCATCCTCCGCAACCTCGACTTCGAGCTCATCCATAATTAGACGGCCATATACGGCATCAAGGTTCTTTTATGGGATTCTTTCATTAATGTggattttttaatataattttacaataatatagttatttctaaaaattaattaaaatctgtAAAAAATAAAGAAAGTTGACAAATCTAGAAAAAGTGGGATTCCTGTATAAACATTTTCCCCATAATATACACTAAAATTGTCGATACCCCTCCTGGTCTTCTTGAAGTCGCCATGGACATCTCCTTCCGATGATTTCTTCATCTTTCGTCAAGCTCCGACCTCGGCCCCATTGTCTCTCTCCGCATCGGCTCCCGCCCCGCCGTCTTCATCGCCGACCATCACCTTGCCCACCAAGCCCTCATCCACAACGGCGCCATATTCACCGACCGCCCTTCCGCTCTCCCCACCACTAAAATCTTCAACAGCAACCAGCACAACAGCAGCTCCGCCAGGTACGGCCCAACCTGGCGCCTCCTCCGCCGCAACATCACTTCCGAGATCCTCCACCCTTCGCCGGTCAAGTCTTATTCTCGCGCTCGCAAATGGGTTCTCGATATCGTCTCGAATCCGATGCTCAAAGCGCCGCCGTTGGTGTTCGCGTAATAGATCACTTCCAGTACGTCGTGTACGCCGTTGGTGCCGGAGGAGGGTTGAAGGCGGCAGCGGCTCCACACTTGTAGTAGGTGGGAGCAGTGATGGTAGTGGTGATTGTAGAGGGAGATGGGTTTTGAGGGGATTCGTAACAGTGTTGATGATCATGGTTTTCCATGACAGAGAGAGCTTAGCTTAGCTTTGGTTGGCAGTGAGAGAGGAGAATAGAATGAGCAAAAAGGAGGGAGCAAGAGTGTGTTTATGTGTGTCCGTAGAGATGGAGAGATGAGTCAACCCAAAATATAAAAGTGGACTTGGACTTGTAAGACTAAGCCATGGCTTGGGCTCCATGGGGTTAAGTGGACTGGGTTTGTACACGCAACCGGCCACGTAAGCGTTTTTAATGCTGTTAGGGGTTAAGTAGTGACGGAGACACAGTTTTTGTGGGTTTGGGTATATTCACCGCGAAAAATAAAGATTGAGTGTAAAAGCGGAACAATGTATAAACATTGGGTATTTTCGCCGGTAATAAccctttttaaaataaaaaacccaTGGAATAGCTTATTTCAATAACCTTCATTAAGTGCTTGAACTAAGGGAAATGGTACTGGACAAAGCGTAGGATTGACTTATAAAAAAACATAGTTTAAAGCTTAATATCTTTACCTCttcttgcaaattttcaagatTCTCCCAGTAACCCTTTGGCTTACGATTTTTATAGGCAAGAGAAAGGTCCATCATTGATGCTATCCTTCTAAAACCACCCATGCGTGTGATTGCCTTCTCAATGTCAACCCTTCCATGTAAACGTAGTTGCTTTCGCATGGGCATGAATCCTTCCTGCCCATGTTCAGATATGAACTTTAAAAGCTCAGCTTTAAGAATTTCAATATCCCTCTGCAAGCCTGGGACCCTAGGCCTTTGTCTTGATGAACTTTGACAGCTGCAATCTGATTTTTTATCAGCTATTGGACCCAAATTATCATCAATGTCAATATCTGATGAACTAATTTGTTCCTCCAAGCATGTTCTTTGATCATGTGTCACTGAAGAGCGAGCTGCCTCCCTCTTCTCTACGTAGTCGCGTATTGCACACAAATTTGAAGGAAGATCTTCATATATAACCTAGCATATAACAAGGTCATAAATGAGTTATTTCCAAACAAACTACTAATTAAAGCAGAAACTTGACAATCTAAAGAGAAAGCATGAAACACACTAAATACAACCCCAAAATTACTGCAAAGCCTTCTACTGTAATTAAACATTACAAAAAGAAACTAAACACTTAAGCAATCCAATACTTGACTATTTCCCATAATGACTCAAAATGTTCCTTGCAGTCTTCAAAGATCCTATTATTTCTCTCCAAACAGACAGCTTACCCCTGGAATATACTTAATTTAACGAAGAACAGTTGTCAAATGTGAAAcatagaaaaaagaaaatgaaaagtgtAAAAAACCTCTTCCATAATAGCTTCAGAAAGAAACGTATCCTTGTGCATTTTTGACTCGACTGTATACTTTAACAGGGTGTGGTGACTGCCTAGCTGCTCAAGAAGCCATTTTCCTTGAAAGGAGTCAAAGTCACCTTCAACCTGTTCAAAACTAATCTCTTGTTCATGGCTTTCACACAAGTCCAGGACAACACGAGCATGAAGTACCATGTAAAGAAGGCCCTTGCATCCTTCCTGTGTACAATTTTGATTAAGTCAAATCGGCAACTTGAAAATGTAGATGATCTTATAACTGAAGTTGCATTAACAAGTTGTATAGCCCAGTGAAAAATTCATATTAACTAGTTGAATAAAAATTGTTGGTTTGTGATAGTAATATTCTGTTTGAAGCATCTAAAGTAAAAGCTCGAACCATTTTTCTCAATCTAACCAATAGTGAAGAAAATGGGTCCCAAAAGAAATTTGTCAGACCAAAAATTCTTATTATGCCAAATTAGGACCACATAATCTGGATATGTAGAACATGTATATAGAATTctacaaataaaaataattatgcaGACACTAAAATTAATTTGTAAAGCATATTATTACTACCTGAAGAATGCGAACTTTGTTGTTGTCTCTTGATACTAATCTGCTGATTGCTAAATTTGGAACTATCCTGCATGATCAATTTCATGAATAAAATATACAGATACTTGAAAGAATAATAGAACTAAAAATATTAATAGAATTGTCCTCCTCCTCTCTTAATTTAGTAAAATATCATTCATTACATGTTTTATGGACTATAATATGTAAAAATGTGCACGTAGGTACTTCTAAAAGAACAGAAAAAAGGAAAAACTAAACTCCCCTTTAGTTAAAATTACCAGTGTTGTTGATAGAACTACAAACATATGATGCTAACTCTGAGAAATAAAAAATTACTTGAGAAACATATTTGTAATCCTTGTCAATTATGAAACGATAAGGAAAGCTTCCCACACAGATTTAAGATTGAAAACTATCATTTACACATTTGAAATATCAAGCAAGTAGAGGGAGGCTTAAACTGATGGCACTCATATTGACGGTGAacattgatatattttttttcattttgcacGTTGTAAATTGTAGAGGTTCTTAATAAGGGCATAGGTTTCTAATAAAAAACACTCAAGACGCACATTTTCCTAATTAGCATGAAATTCTCTGCTTGCTTATCTAAACTAAATCAGCATTTATTCATATTCCAGGGACAGTTAATGTTGGGAGCAAAACTACCAATGACATACATTtatgtttttaaatttatttttcaaataaagaGAGGAACGATATAAAAAGCTTAATCACAAGGAGTAAAAATTGAAGCCgagaaacaaaagaatgtagGACTAAATAAAAGATATGGTCAATCAACTATCCACAAACTGCATATTTGAGACTAAAATGTAGTTTTTCAGCGTGTATGCAAATTTTGATATTAATTATTCAGGCAGAAGCCAGTAAGCACAGCCAAATAAAAGTGCAGGATGCTTTCAAGTAGAATCCTGCAATTGAACAGCATGGAAAGAGAGCAATGAAATAAGCTAAATGGACCAGAAAATGAGTTGGTGACAGGATTCACAAGAGAATTCATTCTTAatgtcataatttttttttaatattttttatgggAAAAAATATATTGACCTCATGGTGCAACCAACCAGAAATCAATGAAAATATCACATGGTGCATTTTGTCTATGTTCCTTGTAGTATGTTACTAATCACCGGGTTCTATTGGAACAATCAGATCAATGCATAACAAAATTGTTTGTAGCCCTAGTAAAACCTTTCATTTTCAAAAACATAATTctcatactttttttttctttttttaaaaaatacataaaaaaaaattgcacacTAAAATCACAATTTCTTCTTTGCTACGTTTCTTTCCTCGTTCACCTTTATTCCTGAAATATGATCAACCTTAACAATTGTAAAAGTTTTCACTTTCTAGACACCTAGGTAATCATGTCAGTTGACCTTCAAAGCTTCTGATTCTACGTGTCTTCCCAGCACATGAATAATCAAGTGTTGTCAAAACATTCTATTTCACAAATCTTGAAAGTTAAACTTAAGTTCTTTATTTTCTATTTCACATTCTACCTAAACAAGATGAAAAAAGAAGAGTCTTTTACAAATATATATGGAATTGAAAAAAAGTAGTCATGATCAATTTCAAAGAATTGCTCAAGGAAAAAGTTGATATGCTTGAGGATAGATAGATATTACTTACTCGGGAAGACTTTCATAAGCTGTCAAAACATTCCATACTTCACGAACAGGAGCTTTGACTGTTATACTAGCCACGACAAATCGATGGACACCTCCATTTTCCTTCATCCAAGATTCTTTTATCAACAACATGAAGAAAGAATCTCATTAGGAATAAGAATAGTTTGGGTCCAGAAGGTACCAATAAACCATCAAATCTACGAAGGTGAACCTCATCCACCAAGCCATGCCTATCAAGGCTGCAAGCTTTTCCTAATATGCCCAATTTACTGTTTGAGTCACTAAAAGAAGGGGTCAAAGGACCAAGATTAGAGGTTGAGAAACCCTCTTTGAGCTCTGCAGGTGATAGATTATCCTTTCCGTTCAAAGCACTATCAACATTCAGTTTCAGTGAACTACCAACAGCTGTAGAAGTTTGAGTGGAGTTTTCAGTAACTGCCATGTTCTGATTCCCTCCAAAACTTTTTTCAGCTCTACAAGCCAAGGCTCGAAGATTAACAGGTAGATCTGATCTAATTATTCGTTCCAAGAAAATGGCAGGAAAGTTGAATCTTGGTATCACATTAACTTCATATGATAAAATAGCCGTAGATGATCTACAGTAATCAATAGACAAGAAAATTAAAACACAATGCATTACACAAATATTTAAATGAACATACCATATATTTATACCAaaatgtgaagaaaaaaaaaattattggccTGTAAAGAACAAACTAGGCAAGCTAACTTACCCAAAATACCAATAATATATCAATAGTTGTGCGGATTATTGGAAAGATAAAGTAATTTATGCTAAGGTCTGTATTAAATGCTTACATCCCAAAATATTAATCACTAAACGTCATTTTGCCTTATTCTTTTTTTGGCATTTTGGTATTACTATTCATGGGTATAATGTCCGTCATTATTCCCAATTCAGAGGGTCAAGAAAATCTAACATCCTCCAGCATATAGTGACAACCTTATTGTGTATTtaatcaacttgttcaattccaaaTAAGGCATTGCCAGCATGCTTAGACTTGTCATTATCATTGATATTTTTGAGAGCATAAATCCATATCTTACCTGGTACCACATCTTACAGACCATTGGCCTTCAAACTTTTTGAAGTCCCCATCGACCATAGAAAAAATGAGGATACGATCAAAATCCTGAAAATTTTAAAAAGAGATTATGTTAtcaaaacaaactaaaaatgaaGAAAACTGAAATATAGTAatctatgtattttatatatatttgatgtGAGACGCATATAATAAATGTGATAAAACCCACATGGGTGCAAGATTGAATCGTGAAGCTGACCAAATTGTAAGGTTATAACTTGTGGGATTTAGATGATTACTGAATTGATAATCTCTTGAAGGTCCAAAACAACCCGAGCTTCAATATGCCAATAGAGTGCCCTTTGGAAACCTCTTTGTTCCAACCATATCCGCCCCGGATATGGGCACGGAATTCTCCCACTGTCAATTCAACACCACAATCAAACGAATCAACCACACTATCACTTGCTCAAATACTGTTCTATTCAATGCAGATTAGTAGTAAATGGGAAGAAGTAACCTGGAGACTAAATTGGGAACGAAATCGGCTAAGCGTTCGTAATCTGTGAGAGCATTCCAAACCGATTCGACATCGGCATGGACCAGAGTTTCGGCCTTAATTCTGCGTTCTCTCCATGAAACCACCTCTACTTCGCAATGCACATTTATCTCCTCTCCTTCCTCTTCTTCGCCATCTtttcctcctcctccttcttcttcttcttcctcttctcgtTTCCTCTGGCTCTTCAATCTTTGGTTTCCTGTGTTCTTCGAAGAGTATTGAGTTACAGAGGCGTTCCATTTGGAGGACAACACCATGAAATTGCTGCTGCGAGCGGTCTGGCTTCCGGTGGAGAGTTGTACATTTCTAGGAACTCGAATCGCGGTTAATTGGAGAGGAAGAATTCCGAAGCTGAACTTTGAAGGCTTGCAAGTGACCATTGAGTAAGGCGAGAGAGAGTGTGGTACTACAGTACTGTACAGATAGATATTCCCTTGACTCGGAGAGTGAGTCGGGTGGCTTTAAGAGGCAAAAGGAAGTGAGTCCACTCGACCGTTAACTGGTAACCACATGTTTTGATCATTTGTCGTTTACTGTAGACATGTGTGGCTCTCCAACCTCTCTCGCCTTTGGGAGAGAGGGGTATTTTCGTCTTTGACGATCAATGGATATTTTATGGGAGCGATATTTGCAACCCAAAAATTGATGTCACCTCAAACTAAATTTACCCCATTTTATTTCTtacattattaattttttataaatacaCCCCAATATACTTCTTGAATTAAGTCTTAACCAATTATAAATAAAATCATGAGTAATGACATGCACACACACAAATTATACATAAACATTACACACACTTATGTGacaatttttttcaaccaatcatatttatttaagataAGTCCTACTAAGTAAAAGTGACTTACAACATAAGTTCGTATAATATTTTGGTGTAATTTGTGTGTACACATGAAAATCACAGATCTTGAAGAAATCGTCTCTTTTTTTCTTATGAGAATAAATCTCCAACGCATTCTTTGCTTTTGAATACCTCGACAAAGCCTCAATAGAGGCTTAATCGTTATATTGTGGTTGGGATATTTGCAGCATAAATACCCAATGTTTAGGGAAAATACCCGCATGAactcaatattttttttagtgGGGAAAGTACCCAATGTCACTAAAAGTGTAATTCCGTCTAGTTCCATCCGTTAGGTTGTTAATGTGATGACTAGATTGACACGTATCATCTTCTTATTGGTCTACCtaataattattttgaaaaataaatttaattcatttttaaatagaaaattaattcaaaaatatatttttaaataatataaaatgaaaaaaaaaattgtttttaattatatatttattttttatattttatatctgattttaacttttaaaaaaaattaaaattaaaaatcttaAAACTAtacccctccccccccccccccttctctTCCTCGGCACCGACAAGACACTcctatctcttcttcttcttcttcctttatgCAGTGGGTAGAGATGGAAGCTTTTCCAGTGGCCATCAAAGGAGGAGGCGAACGGGGCTTCTGCGATGTCGACGGAGTGAGGACTTCTCTGGCTGGGTTTTTCTTCTTCCTCACCTCCGGAGGTGACGAGGCTTGGAGCAGCGGCTGGGTCATGGGCGATGAGTGAGGTTAGGGTTTCAGATTCGAAATTTGGGGTTGGGGTTAGGATTTGTattaatgatgatgatggtggTGATGATATTTCTAAGTAatgggtttgtattttatttgGATATTGAACTCATTTGTTGGCTGATGTGTGTATTGATTGAACCAGGGTTACATTTGGTATCAAAATTTGTAGGTATACATTTGATTTGGGAATTGAAATTTTTAGGTATGTATTTGATTTGGGTATTTTGTAATGTGTTCTTGAAGAATTTTGGATGATTAATGGTTTGAGagttgttgatgatgatggaaagtaaagttttatttttgtttgtttta
The genomic region above belongs to Humulus lupulus chromosome 1, drHumLupu1.1, whole genome shotgun sequence and contains:
- the LOC133800421 gene encoding uncharacterized protein LOC133800421 isoform X2, encoding MVTCKPSKFSFGILPLQLTAIRVPRNVQLSTGSQTARSSNFMVLSSKWNASVTQYSSKNTGNQRLKSQRKREEEEEEEGGGGKDGEEEEGEEINVHCEVEVVSWRERRIKAETLVHADVESVWNALTDYERLADFVPNLVSSGRIPCPYPGRIWLEQRGFQRALYWHIEARVVLDLQEIINSDFDRILIFSMVDGDFKKFEGQWSVRCGTRSSTAILSYEVNVIPRFNFPAIFLERIIRSDLPVNLRALACRAEKSFGGNQNMAVTENSTQTSTAVGSSLKLNVDSALNGKDNLSPAELKEGFSTSNLGPLTPSFSDSNSKLGILGKACSLDRHGLVDEVHLRRFDGLLENGGVHRFVVASITVKAPVREVWNVLTAYESLPEIVPNLAISRLVSRDNNKVRILQEGCKGLLYMVLHARVVLDLCESHEQEISFEQVEGDFDSFQGKWLLEQLGSHHTLLKYTVESKMHKDTFLSEAIMEEVIYEDLPSNLCAIRDYVEKREAARSSVTHDQRTCLEEQISSSDIDIDDNLGPIADKKSDCSCQSSSRQRPRVPGLQRDIEILKAELLKFISEHGQEGFMPMRKQLRLHGRVDIEKAITRMGGFRRIASMMDLSLAYKNRKPKGYWENLENLQEEIDFKGIGEWIRHSCPVERHLSVQVATTLLVH
- the LOC133800421 gene encoding uncharacterized protein LOC133800421 isoform X1 codes for the protein MVTCKPSKFSFGILPLQLTAIRVPRNVQLSTGSQTARSSNFMVLSSKWNASVTQYSSKNTGNQRLKSQRKREEEEEEEGGGGKDGEEEEGEEINVHCEVEVVSWRERRIKAETLVHADVESVWNALTDYERLADFVPNLVSSGRIPCPYPGRIWLEQRGFQRALYWHIEARVVLDLQEIINSDFDRILIFSMVDGDFKKFEGQWSVRCGTRSSTAILSYEVNVIPRFNFPAIFLERIIRSDLPVNLRALACRAEKSFGGNQNMAVTENSTQTSTAVGSSLKLNVDSALNGKDNLSPAELKEGFSTSNLGPLTPSFSDSNSKLGILGKACSLDRHGLVDEVHLRRFDGLLENGGVHRFVVASITVKAPVREVWNVLTAYESLPEIVPNLAISRLVSRDNNKVRILQEGCKGLLYMVLHARVVLDLCESHEQEISFEQVEGDFDSFQGKWLLEQLGSHHTLLKYTVESKMHKDTFLSEAIMEEVIYEDLPSNLCAIRDYVEKREAARSSVTHDQRTCLEEQISSSDIDIDDNLGPIADKKSDCSCQSSSRQRPRVPGLQRDIEILKAELLKFISEHGQEGFMPMRKQLRLHGRVDIEKAITRMGGFRRIASMMDLSLAYKNRKPKGYWENLENLQEEIDRFQRNWGMDPSFMPSRKTFERAGRYDIARALEKWGGLREVSRLLSLKVRHPNRQTNFAREKKTDNGAATPVEEKNKTSSNPYISQDTQKWISKLKHLDINWVE